GCAAACTCTTCTATAGCATCACTAATTTGTGCAAAAACAGTGCTTACACTAAAAACAAAAACGATTACGAGAGCAATAAACTTCATGTTATCAAGGTAGTAAGAAAACGAATGGTATAATTAAAAAATCGACCATCTCCATAAAACAACCTATTTTCCAATAGAATATGTAGTTTTTACCACAACAGGAATACCACTTGCCGTAATACCTTCTAAACTTAATTTTACTTCGGTTTCAACCCGAGTATTGTAATAATGAAGTTCTAAAACACCAGTTTTATCAGGATGAACATACGGATTCCAATACAAGGTGTTACGGATAGACGCGTTCTTATCTTTACTATCGGCTATAATCTCCAAATTTGGCGAATAAAAAAGACGACCTTTATCATAACCCTCTATCTGTTTATTTATGGTTTGTAAGGCTTCTTTAGGGTTACCGTTACCAAAATTAGAATTCGAATTGTTTGTTGTATAAATCTTAATAGAACCATTTGCTCCTTGGTTTCCATAAATCATTGTAGAAACGGAGCTATTATCATATTCTATTTTTAAAACATCTTCCGGTTGAATATCCGTTAACATTGCAATAATCATATCCGACCCCTCTTGTTGTGGATCCAGTAAGCGGTTTTGATCTATTAGTATTAATGCGGCTCCTGGGTTTCTAGTAAACTTTATGCTTTCGCGATTACCAACTTCGAGCGTTGGAATGGCGTATTCTAACAATTCAAAAACACTTGCAAATTTTGGAGTACTGTCGTCTACAACATATCCATTAGCCATTTTGCTGTGTATATTAATGTCTTCTCCCGCTACTTGTTTTTTTCCGGTGACTTCAATTTCATTTAAAACATTCTCTGGCATCACGTTAAACTCAATATATTTTTTATAAATATTTTGTTTTACACTCTTTATTTCTGGAGAAAATTTAACGCTAGGAACTTTAGGCATAGCACCAACATACATTGGCGATTTAAAAATAGAGTCTAAAACAAACATGCCGTTTTTCTTTCCTCTTTTATTTTTAGTAGTTAATATAATTCGCGCTTTCCCTGTAATATCTAAATTATCAAAATTAAACATACCTAATGAATCTGTAATCTCATTTAAGGTCCCTATACTTTTATTAAACAACGTTAAAGAAATGGTGTTCCCAACAATTGGTTTTGGTAAGAAAAGATGTTTAACGTGCCCTGAAATATTAATACCTTTTTCTACTTTAAAACCTGGGTTCTCAACAACTTTTCGTTCTTGTTTCCATAAAAAATCGCGCCAACCTTGGGTTAGCAATAAAACATCTAAGTGCTGAAATCTAGCAGGATTATTAGCATCGAAATAATGGCCAGCGTTATGCACTTTACCTTTAATATCAGATTCCATTAAAAAATAAGAACTGATATTACTTTCGTTATTATTTAAATCTTTTGAGCCATTTAAATCGGTTACCGCTAGTGAGTAACTTGCAGGAACTGCCACGCCAGAATTATCTGTAGATGTTATATTAAGCACAACTTTCTCCTGTGTTTTATATGATGTTTTATCCGTGGTTAAACCAACTTTTAAATTTTTACTTTTTTCTACATAAACCAAACGTTCACTTTGTGGTTTTAAATCGCCATCGAATAATGTAATTTGACTTATGCCTTCCGGAAGTTCTGCACGAGGTAACTCTAACAATAATTTAGTGCTCGATAACTCTAGTTTTTCCTCAAAATATAAAAGTCCTCTAGATTTATAACGCAACATAATTGGCTTCTCGGCATGCGCTAAACGCGTAGCTTCGTTTGTTTTTATGGTGATAATACTTCTGCCTTTGATGTCACTATAACTTAACAAAATCCCTTTTGAATCTGCTGCAGGAAGCGGCACTTCTATATCAGGATGGTTGGTAGCTGTAATTTTAGCACAATAGGTTTTACCCGCCTCTGGTTGTAATTGAAACACACCCATACCATCGTGAATACTCATAAAAAAAGTAACAAGTTCGTTGTTAGAATCATACACTTTACCTTGCACATTTATAGGGTTTCCGTAAACATCTACTGCTTTAAAAGCGACAACACTTGGTACATCTTGAATAAGCGATCCACCTTCCGGAAAAAACTGAACTTTTAAAGTTTCTTTTTCGCTTGCTGTAGAATCGATATTATTTGTTTCTGAATTTGCAGCTGTTGCCTCACTACTAGTTTCTGTAACCTCATTAAATACATCTAGAACTTCTATATCTTTTTTGAATACAAAATCTTTTCCAAAATTACGAGTCCAATTGGTATACGCTCGTATTTGATATTTACCAGGTTTTACTCCTGCAGCATCAGTTAACTTAAAATCGCCATGCCCTAAACCGCCTATCAATTTGGTGGTGTTTCGAAGCATTATTTTAGAATCGGACGAAATTAATTCTACATACAAAATATTGCTATGGTTGTATAAAACATTATTGTAAGCGTAAACCATATATGCCTTATACCAAAGAGATTCTCCAGCTACATATGTATTTCGATCAGTATGAACATAAATTTTTTCAATATCTGGAATAGTTTTTTCTTCTTGAGAAAATAAAGATGAAATTGTTAGGATTACTGTGAAAAAACAGATTAATATTTTTTTCATGTTAGTTGGTGTAGCTTAGTTTAGTTTTAAAAAATTAATATAAGGCTTTTCCCTCGAATTAACTCTTTAACCTTTAAAGAAATAAGACTAAAAAAGGCCCTAAAGGTTTAATTACTGAACCAACATAAACAGTTAGAAACTGAATTATGAAAACCTAGAATGAAAAAATCGGCTATATTTATAAAAAAATCACTCTTTGCAAATCCCTTTTACACCCGAAATTTTCGGCTATACTATTAATGTTCATTTAGTATTAGAATATTTAGCATTCTTTATTGGTTTTCGGTATTACTTATTTTTACGGCGTAATAGTAAAGATGTAATTTCTACCACCAACCGCTTATCAATAATACTTGGTGCTGCTTTGGGTGCACTTATTGGCTCCCGATTGGTTGGTTTTTTAGAAAATCCCTTGGTGGAATTCTCAAGAGAAAACCTAGTAGAATTGCTAAACGCCAAAACCATAATGGGCGGTTTATTTGGTGGATTACTTGGTGTAGAACTCGCTAAAAAAATAGTTGGAGAAACGCAACGTTCTGGCGATTTGTTTGTGTTTCCGATAATTTTAGGAATTTTTATTGGCAGAGTAGGCTGTTTTTTATCAGGAATTAATGAGTTTACTTACGGTTATGAAACCACTTCTATATTTGGAATGGATTTGGGCGATGGCGTTTTAAGGCATCCAACATCACTTTATGAATTAGTGTTTTTAATATTTCTTTTTATAGGCCTACAGAAGCTTAAAACATCTGCAACTCTAGAAAACGGCACACTTTTTAAATGGTTCATGATTCTGTATTTCGCCTTTAGG
The window above is part of the Algibacter sp. L3A6 genome. Proteins encoded here:
- a CDS encoding prolipoprotein diacylglyceryl transferase, translating into MQIPFTPEIFGYTINVHLVLEYLAFFIGFRYYLFLRRNSKDVISTTNRLSIILGAALGALIGSRLVGFLENPLVEFSRENLVELLNAKTIMGGLFGGLLGVELAKKIVGETQRSGDLFVFPIILGIFIGRVGCFLSGINEFTYGYETTSIFGMDLGDGVLRHPTSLYELVFLIFLFIGLQKLKTSATLENGTLFKWFMILYFAFRFFIEFLKPNVFYVFGLSSIQILCLICLLYYRTTIFSLKVNKKVR